From a single Nostoc sp. MS1 genomic region:
- a CDS encoding pYEATS domain-containing protein gives MWLEAYTEHNFNECEKVIYRLHESFSHQVIATEAKNNQFELWLNLWGEFTIIAYVKRKDKEPLWLTRYLDLPGRPSD, from the coding sequence GTGTGGCTAGAGGCGTATACAGAACATAACTTTAATGAATGTGAAAAGGTTATTTATCGTTTGCATGAAAGCTTTAGCCACCAAGTGATTGCTACAGAAGCAAAGAACAACCAGTTTGAGTTATGGTTAAATCTTTGGGGTGAGTTTACAATCATTGCATATGTAAAACGTAAAGATAAAGAGCCTTTATGGTTAACTCGTTATCTTGATCTCCCTGGTCGTCCTTCTGACTAG